Proteins from a single region of Ischnura elegans chromosome 2, ioIscEleg1.1, whole genome shotgun sequence:
- the LOC124153882 gene encoding carboxypeptidase N subunit 2-like, with protein MLKVLILSHNVLLKFENLTGPILISETLQELDLSNCSLSNLPEGAFSSLPSLKYLNLHHNILRTLPPKIFHKLTSLSHLDLSDNLLHLPSDTFEHNSYLKILNLSKHNTEGYSWFDYLKLIDDVNDGNQQTPILISPSIETLDLSGVTIKIHKLSLNSLPNLRHLKIDGSISQTTSEAFQSLKNLETLQMRLNGHENVNGDIFKKNSKLKYLKLTLTNFPISTPLSSASITHLDVFSYEPSSKNIEDYNEPTNNLPAKLTGLEVMKIKTRFRLELREFFLRRNPNLRVFDLSECNLRHIPPNLFAKNPHIKEIILHDNYLTSARTDEDFPGLFSEPNNAEHLDLSDNLFKHIPRNFFSSLTSLVCLNLSKNPLFGWEEGAFSELSHLEVLDLSQTHLLHLRPDPKIKNLAKDLGLFSQASTSAEKVFNNTNNKASNYSFHLLHLKTLKVLDLSKAGILSLPNNTFSGTPSLEKLDLSNNALRMLDPNMLKAQLHNLTYLDLSNNPWRCGCKMAKLRDFWVARNMDPLNHLVVCDKPKLLHGQTWDAIKDCGNFAQLQQNSNPQIASIKDKTSQNSDPKNEYPSQDDEENPSIDNHLIYELSEPDTEPSSFHLVIRVSVVGLIGMILAIGIRSAIYYFVVRKRYRVLLVDEDVSSS; from the coding sequence ATGCTTAAGGTTTTGATACTATCTCACAATGTTTTACTTAAATTTGAGAATTTGACGGGACCTATATTGATCTCAGAAACTCTTCAGGAATTAGACTTGTCTAATTGTTCACTATCGAATCTACCTGAAGGTGCATTTTCTTCACTTCCATCCCTGAAGTATTTAAATTTGCACCACAATATTCTCagaactcttcctccaaaaaTCTTTCATAAACTTACCTCCCTCTCCCATTTAGATTTAAGTGATAATCTTCTCCATTTACCTTCTGACACATTTGAGCACAATTCATATCTTAAAATTCTTAACTTGAGCAAACATAATACAGAGGGCTATAGTTGGTTTGATTATcttaaattaattgatgatgtaAACGATGGCAACCAGCAAACTCCAATTCTGATTTCACCTtcaattgaaacccttgatctcTCTGGAGTaacaattaaaatacacaaaCTATCCCTAAATTCTCTGCCAAATCTTCGACACTTAAAAATTGATGGCAGTATTTCACAAACAACTTCCGAAGCATTTCAGAGCCTTAAAAATCTTGAAACATTGCAGATGCGTCTCAATGGACATGAAAATGTAAATGGTGACATCTtcaagaaaaatagtaaattaaaataccTCAAATTAACACTAACGAATTTTCCTATTTCCACCCCACTGTCTTCAGCCTCGATTACACATTTAGATGTATTTTCCTATGAACCTTctagtaaaaatattgaagattaCAATGAACCCACAAATAATTTGCCTGCAAAGTTGACAGGATTGGAAGTGATGAAAATCAAAACAAGATTCCGATTGGAACTTAGGGAATTCTTCCTTAGGAGGAACCCAAACCTGAGGGTTTTTGACTTATCAGAATGCAATTTACGCCACATCCCACCTAATTTATTTGCTAAGAATCCTCATATCAAAGAAATCATACTTCACGATAATTACCTGACATCTGCCCGCACTGATGAAGATTTTCCTGGCCTGTTCTCAGAGCCAAACAATGCTGAGCATTTAGATCTTAGTGATAATCTTTTCAAACACATaccaaggaattttttttctagtCTCACGTCACTGGTCTGTCTTAATCTTTCCAAAAATCCTCTTTTTGGCTGGGAGGAAGGCGCATTTTCAGAACTTAGCCACCTAGAAGTTTTAGACCTATCACAAACACATTTGCTACATCTACGCCCAGATCCAAAGATAAAAAACTTGGCCAAGGATCTTGGCTTATTTTCTCAAGCTAGCACCAGTGCAGAAAAAGTAttcaataatactaataataaagcAAGTAATTATTCTTTCCATTTACTCCACTTAAAAACTCTCAAAGTACTTGATCTCTCAAAGGCAGGAATCTTGTCTTTGCCAAATAACACTTTCTCTGGGACGCCATCCCTAGAAAAATTAGATTTATCTAATAACGCCCTAAGAATGTTGGATCCTAACATGCTTAAAGCTCAATTGCATAATTTAACATACCTCGACTTGTCAAATAATCCATGGAGATGTGGTTGTAAAATGGCTAAACTAAGAGATTTCTGGGTAGCAAGAAATATGGATCCACTAAATCATTTAGTTGTTTGTGATAAGCCAAAACTACTGCATGGTCAAACTTGGGATGCAATCAAAGATTGTGGTAACTTCGCACAACTGCAACAGAATTCCAATCCACAGATTGCTTCAATTAAGGATAAAACAAGCCAGAACTCTGATCCCAAAAATGAATACCCAAGTCAAGATGATGAAGAGAATCCATCCATTGATAATCACCTCATTTATGAGCTTTCAGAACCAGATACAGAGCCAAGCTCCTTCCATCTTGTGATAAGAGTAAGTGTCGTAGGATTAATCGGAATGATTCTTGCAATTGGTATTAGATCAGCCATTTACTATTTTGTGGTGCGCAAAAGGTATAGGGTACTGTTAGTGGATGAAGACGTATCGTCGAGTTAG